One genomic region from Magallana gigas chromosome 3, xbMagGiga1.1, whole genome shotgun sequence encodes:
- the LOC105336238 gene encoding uncharacterized protein — MRKLSFLSPTQSLKWICLFILAFLVLELLLFNCFIFYALGVLQRTVGPLLNIGDVDWTEDLKQAPWVRRMVYRGKAGGFVSLMQDTVERLYLIEEEGSEKKLRTFGVDVSHSGEFLYIYRHILARRNFPYARLVIDIGANDGLLSSNSFNFIQIGWSGLLVEPQASQAEMAAKNVVRYVNPYRENNQTVKVIKNVISKKSGIVPFMRRSDIADMEGHIAAEEDYYPDGQMDGEIIQVPSITVRQFTAKYNVPKYFGVLSIDAEGTGNQILHSFIDLGFRPGYIIYEDLHERAFELPVVTEKYMNDSGYVLMSRRGWNLIFCHRTRK; from the exons ATGAGAAAGCTGAGCTTTCTGTCTCCTACCCAGTCCCTGAAATGGATCTGTCTCTTCATTCTGGCTTTCCTTGTGCTGGAGTTACTCCTCTTTAACTGTTTCATATTCTATGCTCTGGGTGTACTGCAAAGGACTGTGGGGCCCTTGCTGAACATTGGCGATGTTGACTGGACAGAGGACCTCAAACAGGCCCCCTGGGTCCGGAGAATGGTCTACAGGGGCAAGGCGGGGGGATTTGTGTCCTTGATGCAGGACACAGTGGAGAGATTATACCTGATAGAGGAAGAAGGGTCAGAGAAAAAACTGAGAACTTTTGGAGTTGATGTCTCTCATTCGGGTGAATTTCTATACATCTATAGACATATTCTGGCCAGGAGGAACTTTCCCTATGCTCGGTTGGTGATTGACATTGGTGCTAACGATGGCCTCCTCTCCAGCAACTCATTCAACTTCATCCAAATTGGTTGGTCAGGACTTTTAGTGGAACCCCAGGCCTCTCAGGCAGAAATGGCTGCTAAAAATGTTGTCAG GTATGTGAATCCGTATCGTGAAAATAATCAGACAGTCAAGGTCATCAAAAATGTCATCAGCAAGAAATCAGGGATTGTGCCCTTCATGCGAAGGTCAGACATTGCTGACATGGAGGGTCACATTGCAGCCGAGGAGGATTATTATCCAGACGGTCAGATGGACGGAGAAATCATCCAAGTACCCAGTATAACAGTCCGACAATTCACCGCCAAATATAACGTCCCAAAGTACTTTGGAGTCCTGTCTATTGATGCTGAGGGCACCGGCAACCAG ATTTTACATTCTTTCATTGACCTTGGATTTCGGCCGGGGTACATCATTTACGAAGATTTACACGAGAGAGCATTTGAACTTCCTGTTGTCACAGAAAAGTACATGAACGACAGTGGATACGTCCTAATGTCCAGGCGCGGCTGGAACCTTATCTTCTGTCACAGGACTAGGAAGTGA